Within Bacillus sp. BGMRC 2118, the genomic segment AATAATTGTTATAGGGAACACCATTCAACCATTTTCTCTCCTCAAATAACCACTCATCTTTTTTCCCTTTAAGTTGTGTTAGAGTCTTCTCTCTGACTTTCGATAATTCATTAATATAATACTGTACACTCTTCTTGTCTATTGTTTTTCTGGCATCTTCACCAAGTTCTAGTGCTGATTTCCATTGTTTTAGCTCCAACTCATTAATATCACGGTTTTCAAACGATATAATCTGATGGACAAATTCTATGGAAGCAATATGAAGCAAAAGAGCACCA encodes:
- a CDS encoding DUF664 domain-containing protein; this translates as MIDYRIHNNGDYSPKIGELVSMIQHTRAVTLEDVKDLTEGELDYLVDSGSNSIGALLLHIASIEFVHQIISFENRDINELELKQWKSALELGEDARKTIDKKSVQYYINELSKVREKTLTQLKGKKDEWLFEERKWLNGVPYNNYYLWFHVFEDEINHRGQIRMIKRIFR